Proteins encoded in a region of the Flavobacterium sp. MDT1-60 genome:
- a CDS encoding putative LPS assembly protein LptD yields MTCQKTSHTFTKIAFKPLHTNLFNIVLLSFFLTLGCGKLYSQEIKTKKNALPTEKQTDKTTTTVQDTVKLDTVRPKKTFLDGKVKYRAKDYAKIDQKNKLITLYNEAELYYKDVELKSGIIVLNYEKDEVYAGRIKDSAGVLSQFPNFKQGASEVQPDSIRFNFKTKKALIYNSRTEQGEFKIKAAVTKKENDSVYFLKGARFTTSSDVDNPEYYFQTNKVKFIPGKKVVTGLTNMVIADVPTPLALPFAYFPMSQEKSVSGIIIPSYNDSNTRGFSLQNGGYYFALSDNYDLTVLGDYYTNGSYAMRFESSYAKKYKYRGNVNVRFENLISSERGYPDYSKQNIYNIQWSHSKDTKSNPNSTFSASVNMGSSKYFKQSINQANVGSNLNNTLSSSISYNKTFNTIPGARIALTATHQQNTQTEEIQMTLPSLQGSIDRVYPFVGRDGVKKGLIKNINLQYNVTGQNRFVTTDSLFFKPQMFKDAQIGLQQSIPISTNFKIFKYFSAGASTNYQETWVTKTIEKNYDSAQNKVVDKTINGFDAYRTYNFSTNLGTTIYGTFNFGEDKRIQSIRHVMRPSITYAYTPSFEKYYDNYYVDASGRISNSYSRFDGGVYGAPGKANSNIVGFALSNTFEAKVRDSDSTKTEPKKIMLLNNLNFSTSYNFNADGKDILGWQPVLVSGGTQLFDNKMNVNFGATLDPYAIDNSGKRMDVYNIDNGGSLFRMTSANLTLNYSFSNKGVKEENKQSERNGGRKDDLFGTNTDLNDSRNSQFAKEKDDGEDVITEFFNSKIPWDMTMAYSLTYSNINRESKITGNSVMVSINMDITPKWKGGVSSGYDFVQKGVTFTQFRFERDLLSWRMAFNWTPLGPNSNWNFFIGIKSGMLSDIKWNKRSTSNR; encoded by the coding sequence TTGACATGTCAAAAAACAAGCCATACTTTTACAAAAATAGCATTTAAACCTTTGCATACAAACTTATTTAATATCGTTTTATTATCATTTTTCCTAACACTAGGATGCGGTAAATTATATTCGCAAGAGATAAAAACCAAAAAAAACGCATTACCTACTGAAAAACAAACAGATAAAACCACAACTACTGTACAAGATACAGTAAAACTGGACACTGTTAGACCTAAAAAGACTTTTCTTGATGGAAAAGTAAAATACAGGGCCAAAGATTATGCGAAAATCGATCAGAAAAACAAACTCATTACCTTATATAACGAAGCTGAATTATATTATAAGGACGTAGAGTTAAAATCGGGTATAATTGTTTTGAATTATGAAAAAGATGAAGTCTATGCAGGAAGAATAAAAGATTCAGCAGGTGTTTTGAGTCAGTTTCCAAATTTCAAGCAAGGAGCAAGTGAAGTACAACCGGACTCTATTCGTTTTAATTTCAAAACAAAAAAAGCTTTAATCTATAATTCCAGAACGGAACAAGGTGAATTTAAAATCAAAGCCGCTGTTACTAAAAAAGAAAATGATTCTGTTTATTTCTTAAAAGGTGCGCGTTTTACAACTTCAAGCGATGTAGACAATCCTGAATATTACTTTCAGACCAATAAAGTAAAGTTTATTCCGGGAAAGAAAGTAGTTACAGGTTTAACCAATATGGTCATTGCAGATGTCCCTACTCCTCTTGCCTTACCTTTTGCATACTTCCCGATGAGTCAGGAAAAAAGTGTTTCAGGAATCATTATACCAAGTTACAATGACTCCAACACAAGAGGTTTCTCTTTACAAAATGGTGGTTATTACTTTGCATTAAGCGATAACTACGACCTGACCGTTTTAGGAGATTACTATACGAACGGAAGTTATGCGATGCGTTTTGAATCTTCATATGCTAAAAAATACAAATATCGTGGAAATGTGAATGTTCGTTTTGAAAATTTGATCAGTAGCGAAAGAGGTTACCCTGATTATTCAAAGCAAAATATTTACAATATCCAATGGTCGCATTCAAAAGATACTAAATCAAACCCCAACTCAACTTTTTCGGCTTCTGTGAATATGGGTAGTAGTAAATACTTTAAACAATCTATTAATCAGGCAAACGTTGGATCAAATCTGAACAACACTTTAAGTTCGTCTATCTCATATAACAAAACCTTTAATACAATTCCAGGAGCTCGTATTGCATTAACCGCAACACACCAGCAAAATACACAAACGGAAGAAATTCAAATGACATTACCTTCCTTACAAGGTAGTATTGATCGTGTTTATCCTTTTGTTGGTAGAGATGGTGTTAAAAAAGGTTTAATTAAAAACATCAACTTACAGTACAATGTTACCGGACAAAATAGATTCGTTACAACCGATTCTTTATTCTTTAAACCTCAAATGTTTAAAGACGCACAAATTGGACTACAACAATCTATTCCAATTAGTACCAACTTTAAAATATTCAAATATTTTAGTGCAGGAGCATCAACAAACTATCAGGAAACCTGGGTTACAAAAACAATAGAAAAAAATTATGATTCCGCTCAAAATAAAGTTGTAGATAAAACAATAAATGGTTTTGATGCTTACAGAACCTACAATTTCAGCACTAATTTAGGAACTACGATTTATGGTACTTTTAACTTTGGAGAAGACAAAAGAATTCAATCTATTCGCCACGTAATGAGACCCTCTATTACGTACGCATATACTCCTAGTTTCGAAAAATACTACGATAATTACTATGTAGATGCTTCGGGAAGAATATCAAATTCCTATTCGCGCTTTGATGGAGGTGTTTACGGAGCCCCTGGTAAAGCAAACTCAAACATCGTAGGTTTTGCCTTAAGTAATACTTTTGAAGCGAAAGTAAGAGATAGTGACAGCACAAAGACAGAACCTAAGAAAATAATGTTATTAAACAACTTAAATTTTAGTACCAGCTATAATTTTAATGCTGATGGCAAAGACATTTTAGGCTGGCAACCAGTTCTTGTAAGTGGAGGAACGCAGCTTTTTGACAATAAAATGAATGTCAATTTTGGTGCTACTTTAGATCCTTATGCAATTGATAATTCCGGAAAGAGAATGGACGTCTACAATATTGACAATGGTGGAAGTTTATTTAGAATGACAAGTGCTAACTTAACATTAAATTACTCTTTTTCAAATAAAGGAGTCAAGGAAGAAAACAAACAAAGTGAGCGGAATGGTGGTCGTAAAGATGACCTTTTTGGTACCAATACAGATTTAAATGACAGCCGTAACAGTCAGTTTGCAAAGGAAAAAGATGACGGAGAAGATGTTATAACCGAATTCTTTAATTCGAAGATCCCATGGGATATGACAATGGCTTATTCCTTAACTTATTCGAACATCAATAGAGAAAGCAAAATAACCGGAAATTCTGTTATGGTTTCGATCAATATGGATATTACACCTAAATGGAAAGGCGGAGTTTCTTCCGGTTACGATTTCGTTCAAAAAGGGGTTACTTTTACACAATTTCGTTTTGAAAGAGATTTATTAAGCTGGAGAATGGCTTTCAACTGGACACCACTAGGTCCTAACTCAAACTGGAATTTCTTTATTGGAATCAAATCTGGTATGTTAAGTGACATTAAATGGAATAAACGAAGCACTTCAAACCGATAA
- a CDS encoding RidA family protein → MKKIIFTEKAPAPIGPYNQAVLSGNTLYASGQIAINPASGELVTENINDETKQVMENIAAILEAANMTFENVVKATIFIMDMNNFGAINTIYGSYFNEKTAPARETVQVACLPKNVNVEISIIAVQ, encoded by the coding sequence ATGAAAAAAATCATATTTACCGAAAAAGCTCCCGCTCCAATCGGACCATACAATCAGGCTGTATTATCAGGAAATACACTGTATGCCTCTGGTCAGATTGCTATAAATCCAGCTTCAGGAGAACTTGTTACTGAAAATATCAATGACGAAACAAAGCAAGTAATGGAGAACATTGCCGCTATTCTGGAAGCTGCAAATATGACTTTTGAAAACGTTGTTAAGGCGACTATTTTCATTATGGACATGAATAATTTTGGCGCTATTAATACAATTTACGGATCTTATTTTAACGAAAAAACCGCTCCAGCTCGTGAAACGGTTCAAGTGGCATGTTTGCCAAAAAATGTAAATGTTGAAATTTCTATAATTGCTGTGCAATAG
- a CDS encoding methylglyoxal synthase — MEIAIIAHDGKKADLINFLIKNSDVLHHEKIKLIGTGTTGGKAEAAGFKTQRMLSGPLGGDAQIAGRVAEGITQMVFFFKDPLSSHPHEADINMLIRVCDVHNVPLATNEATAQLLLDAIAQQL; from the coding sequence ATGGAGATTGCAATTATTGCTCATGATGGTAAAAAGGCTGATTTAATTAATTTTTTAATTAAGAATTCAGATGTTTTACATCATGAAAAAATAAAATTAATTGGTACAGGAACTACAGGAGGAAAAGCTGAGGCTGCGGGTTTTAAGACGCAAAGAATGCTTTCAGGACCTCTTGGTGGTGATGCGCAAATTGCGGGAAGAGTTGCAGAAGGAATAACTCAAATGGTGTTCTTTTTTAAAGATCCCTTATCGAGCCATCCGCACGAGGCAGATATCAATATGTTGATTCGTGTTTGCGATGTACATAATGTGCCGCTGGCAACGAATGAAGCAACGGCACAATTATTATTAGATGCTATTGCACAGCAATTATAG
- the gap gene encoding type I glyceraldehyde-3-phosphate dehydrogenase, with amino-acid sequence MSKVKLGINGFGRIGRIVFRETFNRDNVEVVAINDLLDVDHLAYLLKYDSVHGRFNGTVEVKEGKLYVNGRNIRITAERNPADLKWNEVDVDVVAECTGIFTTIETANEHIKGGAKKVIISAPSADAPMFVMGVNHETAKATDLVVSNASCTTNCLAPLAKVIHDNFGIVEALMTTVHATTSTQMTADGPSRKDWRGGRAASINIIPSSTGAAKAVGKVIPELNGKLTGMAFRVPTADVSTVDLTVKVAKETSYEEIMAVLKNASETTMKGILGYTEDAVVSQDFISDKRTSIIDATAGIGLNSTFFKLVSWYDNEYGYSSKLIDLSVHIAGLK; translated from the coding sequence ATGTCAAAAGTAAAATTAGGAATAAACGGATTCGGACGTATCGGAAGAATCGTTTTTAGAGAAACTTTCAATAGAGATAATGTAGAAGTAGTTGCAATCAACGATTTGTTAGATGTTGATCACTTAGCTTACTTATTAAAATATGATTCAGTTCACGGTCGTTTCAACGGAACTGTAGAAGTAAAAGAAGGAAAACTTTATGTAAACGGAAGAAATATCCGTATCACTGCAGAAAGAAATCCAGCTGATTTAAAATGGAATGAAGTTGATGTTGATGTGGTTGCTGAATGTACTGGTATCTTCACAACTATTGAAACTGCAAATGAGCACATTAAAGGTGGTGCTAAAAAAGTAATTATTTCTGCTCCATCAGCAGATGCTCCAATGTTTGTAATGGGAGTAAACCACGAGACAGCAAAAGCTACAGATTTAGTAGTTTCTAACGCTTCTTGTACTACAAACTGTTTGGCTCCTTTAGCTAAAGTTATTCATGATAACTTTGGAATTGTAGAAGCTTTAATGACAACTGTTCACGCTACAACTTCAACTCAAATGACAGCTGATGGTCCTTCTAGAAAAGACTGGAGAGGTGGACGTGCTGCAAGCATAAACATCATTCCGTCATCTACTGGTGCTGCAAAAGCAGTTGGAAAAGTAATTCCTGAATTGAATGGAAAATTAACTGGTATGGCTTTCCGTGTTCCTACTGCTGACGTTTCTACAGTAGATTTAACTGTAAAAGTAGCTAAAGAAACTTCTTATGAAGAAATCATGGCTGTTTTAAAGAATGCTTCTGAAACTACAATGAAAGGTATTTTAGGATATACTGAAGATGCAGTTGTTTCTCAGGATTTTATTTCTGATAAAAGAACTTCAATCATTGATGCTACAGCTGGAATTGGTTTAAATTCAACTTTCTTCAAATTAGTATCCTGGTATGATAATGAGTATGGATACTCTAGTAAATTGATTGATTTATCTGTGCACATTGCAGGTTTAAAATAA
- the pfkA gene encoding 6-phosphofructokinase encodes MPKTIKKVGVLTSGGDSPGMNAAIRSVVRTCAYHNIECIGIYRGYQGMIEGDFKEMGPRSVNNIVNKGGTILKSARSVEFRTPEGRKKAHENLIKAGVDALVVIGGDGSFTGGLIFNAEYGFPVMGIPGTIDNDIFGTTHTLGYDTALNTVVDCIDKIRDTASSHNRLFFVEVMGRDAGHIALNAGIGAGAEEILIPEEDLGLDRLLDSLQKSKASGKSSSIVVIAEGDKIGKNVFELKDYVEANLPEYDVRVSVLGHMQRGGSPSCFDRVLASRLGVKAVESLIEGKSNYMVGLREDKVALTPLEQAIKGKSEIDRELLRVSDIMST; translated from the coding sequence ATGCCAAAAACAATAAAAAAAGTTGGTGTTCTAACCTCAGGAGGAGATTCACCTGGAATGAATGCCGCAATACGATCAGTTGTTCGAACATGTGCTTATCATAATATAGAATGCATCGGAATTTATAGAGGGTATCAGGGAATGATCGAAGGAGATTTCAAAGAAATGGGACCTCGAAGTGTAAATAACATTGTAAACAAAGGTGGAACGATCTTAAAATCTGCTCGTTCTGTTGAGTTTAGAACACCTGAAGGTAGAAAAAAAGCTCATGAAAATCTTATAAAAGCCGGAGTTGATGCTTTAGTTGTTATCGGAGGAGATGGGAGTTTTACCGGAGGTTTAATTTTTAATGCTGAATATGGTTTTCCTGTAATGGGAATTCCAGGTACAATTGATAATGATATTTTTGGTACAACTCATACTTTAGGTTATGATACGGCTTTAAATACTGTAGTAGATTGTATCGATAAAATCAGAGATACTGCAAGTTCACATAATCGTCTGTTTTTTGTAGAGGTTATGGGTAGAGATGCAGGGCATATCGCTCTTAATGCTGGTATTGGAGCTGGTGCCGAAGAAATCCTTATTCCTGAAGAAGATTTAGGTTTAGATAGATTGCTAGACTCTCTTCAAAAAAGTAAAGCTTCAGGAAAATCATCAAGTATAGTGGTAATTGCTGAGGGTGATAAAATTGGTAAAAACGTTTTTGAATTAAAAGATTACGTTGAAGCTAATTTACCTGAGTACGACGTAAGAGTTTCTGTATTGGGACACATGCAACGTGGTGGTTCTCCATCTTGTTTTGACCGTGTTCTGGCAAGCCGTTTAGGAGTAAAAGCAGTAGAATCTTTAATAGAGGGAAAATCAAATTATATGGTGGGACTTCGTGAAGATAAAGTGGCTTTGACACCATTAGAGCAGGCAATTAAAGGTAAATCTGAAATTGATAGAGAATTATTAAGAGTGTCTGACATCATGTCAACATAA
- a CDS encoding (Fe-S)-binding protein, with product MSYLDNILFAILLIAGFGFFASSVKKIIRNIKLGVDVDRKDNPKARWANMALIALGQSKMVKRPVAGVLHIVVYVGFIIINIELLEIIIDGLFGTHRIFAPYLGVVYDVLIASFEILAILVIFAVTVFWIRRNGIRLKRFIHSDLKGFPKSDANYILYFETVLMILFLLMNASDLHLQNVPGGVFHKAGTFPVSQFIAPIFNGLSNELVVLLFEIFWWVHIVGILVFMNYLYFSKHLHILLAFPNTYFADLNSKGKFDNLESVTKEVKLMMDPNADPFAAAPVDENAAPGKFGASDVQDLNWVQLLNAYTCTECGRCTSACPANQTGKKLSPRKIMMDTRDRLQEVGKNIDTNKGVFVPDNKTLLNDYITPEELWACTSCNACVEECPVNISPLSIIMDMRRYLVMEQSAAPMSLNAMMTNIENNGAPWQYSQQDRLNWKNEN from the coding sequence ATGAGTTATTTAGATAATATTTTATTCGCTATACTTCTGATAGCTGGTTTTGGCTTTTTTGCTTCAAGTGTGAAAAAAATAATCAGGAACATAAAATTAGGAGTTGATGTAGATCGAAAAGACAATCCGAAAGCACGTTGGGCAAACATGGCATTGATTGCTCTTGGACAATCTAAAATGGTGAAACGTCCTGTTGCGGGTGTATTGCATATTGTTGTATACGTTGGATTTATTATTATAAATATAGAATTACTTGAAATCATCATTGATGGATTATTTGGAACTCATAGAATTTTTGCGCCTTATTTGGGTGTAGTTTATGATGTTTTAATTGCTTCATTTGAAATATTGGCAATACTGGTAATTTTTGCCGTTACAGTTTTCTGGATTAGAAGAAATGGTATTAGATTGAAACGTTTTATACATTCAGATTTAAAAGGTTTCCCTAAAAGTGATGCTAATTATATTCTGTATTTTGAAACGGTATTGATGATTTTGTTTTTATTGATGAACGCCTCTGATTTGCATTTACAGAATGTTCCGGGAGGAGTTTTTCATAAAGCAGGAACTTTTCCGGTGAGTCAGTTTATAGCGCCAATTTTTAATGGTCTTTCAAATGAATTAGTTGTTCTTTTATTTGAAATTTTCTGGTGGGTTCATATTGTGGGTATTTTGGTTTTTATGAACTATTTATATTTTTCAAAACACTTACATATTCTTTTGGCTTTTCCAAATACCTATTTTGCAGATTTAAATTCGAAAGGGAAATTTGATAATTTAGAGTCGGTTACCAAAGAAGTAAAGTTAATGATGGATCCAAATGCTGATCCGTTTGCAGCAGCTCCGGTTGATGAAAATGCAGCTCCGGGTAAATTTGGTGCAAGCGATGTTCAGGATTTAAACTGGGTTCAGTTGTTAAACGCTTATACGTGTACAGAATGTGGACGTTGTACATCAGCATGTCCGGCAAATCAAACGGGTAAAAAATTATCTCCTCGTAAGATTATGATGGATACGAGAGATCGTTTACAAGAAGTAGGGAAAAATATTGACACTAATAAAGGTGTTTTTGTTCCGGATAACAAAACACTACTAAACGATTATATTACACCAGAAGAGCTTTGGGCTTGCACATCTTGTAACGCTTGTGTTGAAGAGTGTCCGGTAAATATTAGTCCGTTGTCTATTATTATGGATATGCGTCGTTATTTAGTGATGGAACAAAGTGCTGCTCCAATGTCGTTGAATGCTATGATGACAAATATTGAAAATAATGGAGCACCATGGCAATACAGTCAGCAAGATAGATTGAACTGGAAGAACGAGAATTAG
- a CDS encoding (Fe-S)-binding protein, with translation MSESLVVPTMAEMLAEGKQPEVLFWVGCAGSFDDRAKKITKAFVRILNRTNVSFAVLGTEESCTGDPAKRAGNEFLFQMQAMMNIEVLNAYEAKKIVTACPHCFNTLKNEYPELGGQYDVIHHTEFLKSLIDEGRLTVEGGQFKGKKITFHDPCYLGRANKVYEAPRDLIQKLDVELVEMKRSKANGLCCGAGGAQMFKDAEPGNKEVNVLRTEDALEVQPDIIAAGCPFCNTMLTDGIKHQEKEGQVKVMDIAELIANAQDF, from the coding sequence ATGTCAGAAAGTTTAGTAGTGCCAACAATGGCTGAAATGCTAGCCGAAGGAAAACAGCCAGAAGTTTTATTTTGGGTGGGTTGCGCAGGAAGTTTTGATGATAGAGCAAAAAAAATTACCAAAGCATTTGTACGTATTTTAAATCGTACCAATGTTTCATTTGCGGTTTTAGGTACAGAAGAAAGTTGTACCGGAGATCCTGCAAAACGTGCTGGAAATGAATTTTTATTTCAGATGCAGGCCATGATGAATATCGAGGTTTTAAATGCATATGAAGCGAAAAAGATTGTTACGGCTTGCCCGCATTGTTTTAATACTTTAAAAAATGAATATCCTGAGTTAGGAGGTCAATATGATGTAATTCATCATACTGAATTTTTAAAGTCATTAATTGATGAAGGAAGACTGACTGTTGAAGGCGGTCAGTTTAAAGGGAAAAAAATCACTTTTCACGATCCTTGTTATTTAGGAAGAGCGAATAAAGTATACGAAGCGCCAAGAGATTTAATTCAAAAGTTAGATGTTGAATTAGTTGAAATGAAGCGTTCAAAAGCAAACGGATTGTGTTGTGGAGCAGGCGGAGCACAAATGTTTAAAGATGCTGAACCAGGAAACAAAGAAGTGAACGTATTGCGTACAGAAGATGCGTTAGAAGTACAACCAGATATAATCGCAGCAGGCTGTCCGTTCTGTAACACCATGTTGACCGACGGTATCAAACACCAGGAGAAAGAAGGACAGGTTAAGGTTATGGATATTGCAGAACTAATTGCTAATGCTCAGGATTTTTAA
- a CDS encoding MlaD family protein: protein MKLTREIKTAILVIASILLFIWGYSFLKGRDLFTNYKTLYVEYDNVEDLSQSAPVTLNGLGIGKVNKITINETTGRLLVELQLKTDFPISKTSKAALYSPSLIGGKQIKIIPNLADKDPAVDGQTLEATIELGLTESLGGKIEPIQQKLNLMLANINTLVGGLNNVLDKKGQEDLKKSLSELSQTMEQFHRASGSLNSILDTNKAQINGVVTNFNKMSSNFNKISDSLNKADLGKTVRNLNQTLTKVDGIMTNLNSGKGSAGKLLNDDALYNNLAKTSKELELLLQDVRLYPTRYVNVSLFGKKNKPYVAPVEDAKTTDKK, encoded by the coding sequence TTGAAACTAACAAGAGAAATTAAAACGGCTATTTTAGTCATCGCGTCAATTTTATTATTTATTTGGGGCTACAGCTTTTTAAAAGGCAGAGATCTTTTTACAAATTATAAAACATTATATGTAGAATATGATAATGTTGAAGATTTATCACAATCAGCTCCGGTAACCTTAAACGGACTGGGAATTGGTAAGGTAAATAAAATTACAATCAACGAAACAACAGGTAGATTATTAGTTGAACTTCAGTTAAAAACGGATTTTCCAATTTCTAAAACCAGTAAAGCGGCATTATATTCTCCGAGTTTAATTGGAGGAAAACAAATTAAAATTATTCCGAATCTTGCGGATAAAGATCCTGCGGTTGATGGGCAAACTTTGGAAGCAACTATTGAATTAGGATTAACCGAATCTTTAGGCGGTAAAATAGAGCCAATTCAGCAAAAATTAAATCTAATGCTGGCAAACATAAATACGCTGGTTGGCGGGTTAAACAATGTTTTAGATAAAAAAGGTCAGGAAGATTTGAAAAAATCGTTGTCAGAATTGAGTCAGACCATGGAACAATTTCATAGAGCTTCAGGAAGTCTTAATTCTATTTTAGATACTAACAAAGCGCAGATTAATGGAGTTGTGACAAACTTTAATAAAATGTCAAGCAACTTCAACAAAATATCAGATTCTTTAAATAAAGCCGATTTAGGAAAAACAGTTAGAAACTTAAACCAAACTTTAACAAAAGTAGATGGTATTATGACTAACTTAAACTCAGGAAAAGGTTCTGCAGGTAAATTATTGAATGATGATGCTTTATATAATAATTTAGCTAAAACTTCAAAAGAGCTTGAATTATTATTGCAGGATGTTCGATTATATCCAACACGTTATGTAAATGTTTCTCTTTTTGGAAAGAAAAATAAACCATACGTTGCACCTGTAGAAGATGCCAAAACAACCGACAAAAAATAA
- a CDS encoding N-acetylmuramoyl-L-alanine amidase: protein MNIFNKTRLTFSFFLTIISFCAYSQANVFKVTLDAGHGDHDFGAVYSGRIEKNIALAIVLKVGKILEDSPNVNVIYTRKTDVFIDLVERANIANRANSNIFVSIHCNANKNTAADGTETYVMGLSKVASNLEAAKKENSVITLEKDYKRKYEGYDPNSPESMIGMTLMQEEYLDNSIALASKIEDNFDRLGKKLRQGGVKQAPFMVLHKAYMPRVLVETGFVSNPTEGNILNSEEGQNDIAKAIAEAIISYKREYFGSGVPEVMDAKPVKDTAKPKTVIAVPATNKNATKGTIFKVQLIASIKKTPLEPKNFKGLKNVTMLYENNIYKYFYEETSDYQAAQKYLQEAKSKGYGASFLIVYKDGEKISIQDATK, encoded by the coding sequence ATGAACATATTTAACAAAACTAGGCTAACATTTAGTTTTTTTCTAACTATAATTTCATTTTGCGCATACAGTCAGGCAAATGTTTTTAAGGTAACACTTGATGCCGGACACGGTGATCATGACTTTGGAGCCGTCTATAGCGGAAGAATCGAAAAAAATATTGCATTGGCCATTGTGTTAAAAGTTGGAAAAATTTTAGAAGACAGTCCAAATGTTAATGTCATTTATACCCGTAAGACGGATGTTTTTATCGATTTGGTCGAAAGAGCCAATATTGCTAACAGAGCCAACTCCAATATTTTTGTTTCAATACATTGTAATGCGAACAAAAATACAGCGGCAGACGGGACAGAAACTTACGTAATGGGTTTAAGTAAAGTAGCATCGAATCTTGAAGCTGCGAAAAAAGAGAACTCGGTAATTACTTTGGAGAAGGATTATAAACGTAAGTATGAAGGTTACGATCCGAATTCTCCGGAATCTATGATTGGAATGACCTTAATGCAGGAAGAATATTTAGATAATAGTATTGCATTGGCCAGTAAAATCGAAGATAATTTTGACAGATTGGGAAAAAAACTTCGTCAGGGTGGAGTAAAACAAGCACCATTTATGGTACTGCATAAAGCTTATATGCCAAGGGTTTTGGTTGAAACTGGTTTTGTTTCGAACCCTACTGAAGGAAATATTTTAAATTCAGAAGAAGGTCAAAATGATATCGCCAAAGCTATTGCTGAAGCAATTATAAGTTACAAAAGAGAGTATTTTGGTTCTGGAGTTCCGGAAGTAATGGATGCCAAACCAGTAAAAGACACTGCTAAACCAAAGACGGTTATAGCTGTTCCGGCAACAAACAAAAATGCAACAAAAGGAACTATTTTTAAAGTACAATTGATTGCCAGTATTAAAAAGACTCCTTTAGAACCAAAGAACTTTAAAGGACTGAAAAATGTGACGATGTTGTATGAAAATAATATTTATAAATATTTCTACGAAGAAACTTCAGATTATCAGGCAGCACAAAAATATTTGCAAGAAGCTAAAAGTAAAGGATATGGAGCTTCTTTTTTAATAGTATATAAAGACGGAGAAAAAATCAGTATTCAGGACGCCACTAAATAA
- a CDS encoding N-acetylglucosamine kinase has translation MKLIVDSGSTKADWIAIDDNGKVLFTTQTLGLNPEILDGPEIIERLNDRFDILQNKKNASHLFFYGAGCGTDRMKIALTQIFQEYFANAIVEVHEDTYAAVYATTPKGEEAIVSILGTGSNCSYFDGKVLHQKVQSLGYIVMDDCSGNVFGKELIRKYYFNKMPKELAIEFEKEYDVDPDFIKNKLYKEQNPNAYLATFAKFLIKHKDTEFCKKIIFKGMKSFVKNYIKQFDNCKEVPVHFVGSIAFYLKDELQETFDKYELQLGNVLRRPIDGLIAYHVANQ, from the coding sequence ATGAAATTAATAGTTGATAGTGGATCTACGAAAGCCGATTGGATTGCAATTGATGATAATGGAAAAGTATTATTCACGACACAAACTTTGGGATTAAACCCTGAAATTCTTGATGGTCCGGAAATTATTGAAAGATTAAACGATCGTTTTGATATTTTACAAAATAAAAAAAATGCATCACATTTGTTTTTTTACGGAGCAGGATGTGGTACTGACAGAATGAAAATTGCATTGACACAAATCTTTCAGGAGTATTTTGCTAACGCAATTGTAGAGGTTCATGAAGATACTTATGCTGCAGTTTATGCGACAACTCCAAAAGGAGAAGAAGCAATCGTTAGTATTCTTGGAACAGGTTCTAACTGCAGTTATTTTGATGGAAAAGTATTGCATCAAAAAGTTCAGTCATTAGGTTATATTGTTATGGATGATTGTAGTGGAAATGTTTTTGGAAAAGAATTAATCAGGAAATACTATTTCAATAAAATGCCTAAGGAATTAGCTATTGAATTTGAAAAGGAATATGATGTAGATCCTGATTTTATTAAAAACAAACTATATAAAGAACAAAATCCAAACGCTTATTTGGCGACTTTTGCAAAGTTCTTAATCAAACATAAAGATACTGAGTTCTGCAAAAAAATTATTTTCAAAGGAATGAAATCTTTCGTTAAAAATTATATCAAGCAATTTGATAATTGTAAAGAAGTTCCAGTGCATTTCGTAGGTTCTATTGCTTTTTATTTAAAAGACGAATTACAAGAAACATTTGATAAATATGAACTTCAATTAGGAAACGTTTTAAGAAGACCAATTGATGGATTAATAGCCTACCATGTTGCTAATCAATAG